TGAACAAATATTTTGCTTTCATCTCAGATTTTACTATCTGAACAACGAACAGAATTATCATGGAGGTATGAGAAGTACAGGTCTCTTATCTTTTGTGGATTTAGTCCTTCCCTTACAGGAGCTGTTTGATGGTAGCATTTTCCTCCTCAGAGAAACATGCTAATGGAGAAATCTTCACCTAGTAGGGAGCTGATGCCTGACTTGTACCAAGTACCTCTCCATCTACACTCTACCAACTCCAACACTTAGCTGCCCAGGACTTAACTTTAGGGttatttaaatgagataatgtgtaccaatcactttgcaaaccctaaatttcttttctacaaacttttttttttttttttttttaatgagcttaGCTCTTAAGAAATTAGAGGTAAcatatgaatgaatggaaaaaaaagtatgtgcTAAACTACTTAATAGGTGCCAGGCATTCTAAATGaagggaatataaatacaagcagaaagaaagtCAGTTTCtatcttcaagaagtttacattctaatggaggtaAGACAATTCAGAAAGGGAGCATGAAAGGATCGCAGGAACGCAGTACAGAATCCAGAATGTAGACGGGAGAATGAGACTTAGTCCGGGAGCCCTCTTTAAATGGAAGGTCTAGAAGGAGCTGCAGAGGCCTCCTGGGTGGAGAGTACATTTAATGTTTGAGTACCAGAACTAGAGCAAGCTTTAGTGATGAAGAGATTTCCAAGTAGTCGAGAAAGTCTGGCTAGAGTGCGTCCtgaagaggaataaaagataGGAGAGAGAAGGCAGTTCTCGTCCTAAGCTCGAGTTAGAGAGGTGGCTAGCCAGTGGTATATCTGGTTTGAAAAGTTGAAGATGATGAGTAGAGCCATTGAGGATTAGAATGACACACTTCCCAAGAATGATTGATTGCTGTACTGATTTAATTACGCTTTCAAAAGGCATTAGGATCAGGAAAAGCAAGTCAACtaaatccaacaaacatttaataagcacctactacatacaAAGCACTGTGTCAATCAGACGTTGTCCCCGCCTTTAAGGGGCACGGATTCATCAGATTCCCCGCAATCCCTTTAATTTGGGCTGCACTGAATGGGCCCTTCTGCAGATCATCCAGTCCAAGTGACGCCAGCCATGGATGGGGTCCCAACCCCTGGCGTAATTTGCTCTGCCTAggccattcaattcaacaagcacttattaagtttcTGTTGTGGAAGGGCAGACGTTTTTCCTTTCGAGAAGGCCAGGACCCCATCGTCCCAGGGTCATTGTGGCTGCCCTTATCCctgcctccccaccccccccTCCCGGCGCGGTGTCTTTTTGAGATCTGGGACGGTGTTTCAGTTTCCAGCGCTTGGTACAGTGGCCGGCACAGAGTAGCTTCCAGTTCCACGAACTTTATTGGTTAATTAGACTAACTGAGGTACTGCTTGACTGGCTCACACTCCGGCACTGACCCGGAAGACTTCCCTCGCCAGCTCTACGTCATGTGTATGGGACCACGGCAGTTTCTGTGGATCCTGTCTGGTCCCCGGATCCGGAAAGCTCTAATAGCCGCACATACGTCACTAGCCTGAGACCAGCCTGGCTCTTAGGGAAACCATGTTTCTGCCCGCTGCGAAGTGCTGCTCGTCTGTGTTCTTCTTGCTGCGGAGGAGTGGGCGCGCACTCGGCCCCTTCCAGCACGGAACGTGGCTGGGCTGCCTGCCAGTCCGCCTGAGGCGGAGTCCTCGCCGCGTTTTCGAAGGGGCTGGACCGCGGTCTTGCGCCTCGTTTCCCAGAGACACTGGGGGTTTGGGTGGGGGGAGCGGCACTTGTTGCAAAGATGAGAGCCTTGTGGAGAAGCCCATTGATTCTTCTGTTCCACACCCCGGTGACGACGCCAGCTGGCCGCAGCCTTCTTTGGGTGCCCGGGGTGCCCGGTCTCTTTCTTCCGTGGAGAAACCCGCGAGAATGTTGGCAGAAGACATGCTGGCCCTAGAGATCCAGTACGAGGCCACTGACCAGCGGCGGCACAGCGATGAAAGCGAGGCTCCCCCGCCACCCCCCGCACAGAGCCCAGGGCATTGTCGTGAAACGCAGCCCTCGCACACCAAGGAGCCGCCTGCGCATTCGGTCAAGTCCTGCACTAAAGAACTCCCCTTTCAACCCGGGGATCTTCTTTACGCAGAGTTCCAAAAAGgcgaaaatacatttaaaagaatgtTTAGGTTGGAGGCTGCGGGACAACTAAGTAGTAACTGGGGATCAATTCCGTACAAAGAAATGATCGGGAAGTTCCCGGGCCAATTATTTAGAAGTTCGATCGGTCACCGCTTTATGCTGAGAAGACCAGCATTGGAAGAGTTTGTTTTATTGATGAAAAGAGGGCCTACTATATCCTATCCAAAGGTAATAATGCCCGTTAGTTAGATAGCCACCGGTTCCTGAACGGCCTAATATATCCAAAGTGCATCATTGCAGCCCTGACTAAAATACTTACGGATCACCAGTTTCCCTCATTCTGGCAGGATGGGTTTACCAGAGGCTGTcacagttgtgtgtgtgtgtgtgtgaacccTAAGAAATGTTTAGAGTCAAGGCTCTCAAACATGAAGACCCATCAGATAGAAAAGATATccagagggaaaggagggaatggTCATTTCTGATCAATGCTTTAAAGAGGTAAAGAAATATGTGGACTATAAAAGTCCTTTGGATCTGactaataggaagccactggtaATTTTAAGAGCAGTTTTACCAGGGTAGTGGATATTGGGACCAGATTGAAAAAGTTTGAGGAGCAGTGTGAGTAATAAGACAGTAAAATCTTTAGGCATAAGTACGTTTCAGGACATTTGGCATTAAAAGGGAGATTCAGTttacaaaaatacatttaaagtagTTTCATGATATATTTATGAAAAGCCAACATTAATTTATTAATGATCTTAATGTTGGAAAAAACATGAAATTGGTTATGGTTAATTGTTCTTGGGATTCTTGATTTCACCAGTGCCAGATCATGTCACTAAAATAGTTAAGTCCTACAGAGTTGCTCAAAGAACATatagattaattattttttttttaattttcccctgTTGGAAAACTAGCAGCCTGCTAGTGTTTGCTAGATGTTATGGGAGCCACTTGCTAGTGTCTGCTGGGgatctgaccagcagaatagatcccttcatgtgagaagatgat
The DNA window shown above is from Sminthopsis crassicaudata isolate SCR6 chromosome 2, ASM4859323v1, whole genome shotgun sequence and carries:
- the TRMT61B gene encoding tRNA (adenine(58)-N(1))-methyltransferase, mitochondrial; this translates as MFLPAAKCCSSVFFLLRRSGRALGPFQHGTWLGCLPVRLRRSPRRVFEGAGPRSCASFPRDTGGLGGGSGTCCKDESLVEKPIDSSVPHPGDDASWPQPSLGARGARSLSSVEKPARMLAEDMLALEIQYEATDQRRHSDESEAPPPPPAQSPGHCRETQPSHTKEPPAHSVKSCTKELPFQPGDLLYAEFQKGENTFKRMFRLEAAGQLSSNWGSIPYKEMIGKFPGQLFRSSIGHRFMLRRPALEEFVLLMKRGPTISYPKDMNMMLQMMNVKQGDIILDVGSGSGGMSLFLSQAVGLQGRVKSFEIRKDHHNQAKKNYKCWRDAWKISHVEEWPDNVDFIHKDILKAAEDIESITFDGVALDMLNPQIALPIVYPNLKQGGICAVYLANITQVIELLEGIRVCKLALLCEQIREVLLRDWLICPAKRKDGTLVQRVEPKTSIDLKLYSQRETETEESENVQENDYGESLSGFPYSSIPYIARPFHCQANHTAFLVKLRKFSPEHLPSTPDV